A single window of Salvia splendens isolate huo1 chromosome 6, SspV2, whole genome shotgun sequence DNA harbors:
- the LOC121809907 gene encoding UPF0301 protein CCA_00630-like, producing MDLLCLHVKNNGFPLRNSLIEKPIYWNSRNCSMAVEIRVSRKESLSNCCGYRSITVRSMGKKNSGSSNGSNSNSSSPSSGNSDQSKAGDGLKGNNPLGGHKSGDTSSPKSKNKPLDWREFRSMLYINEKAENAESNHDQDKIAPPSESLPLKWAHPISAPENGSILVATGKLDGVRTFERTVVLLLRSGTRNPQEGPFGIVLNRPLNKKMKHMNPTNAELATTFADCALNFGGPLDASMFLLRGMGTRGLAAFEEVIPGVYFGSRNSLAEAAALVKNGTVKPQELRFFMGYAGWQMDQLIEEIESEYWYVAACSTNLIFGDSQSHSLWEEILQLMGGHYSELSRKPKHDI from the exons ATGGATCTATTGTGCTTGCATGTCAAAAACAACGGCTTTCCGCTAAGGAATTCGTTAATCGAGAAACCCATTTACTGGAATTCCAGAAACTGTTCAATGGCTgttgaaattagggtttccaggAAAGAATCTTTGTCGAATTGCTGTGGGTATCGATCGATTACAGTCAGATCCATGGGCAAGAAGAATTCCGGAAGTTCTAATGGCTCCAATTCTAATTCATCGTCTCCCAGTTCTG GGAATAGCGATCAATCAAAAGCTGGCGATGGTCTAAAAGGCAATAATCCTCTTGGTGGCCACAAGTCTGGTGACACCAGCTCACCAAAATCAAAGAATAAACCCTTGGATTGGAGGGAGTTTAGATCAATGCTCTACATCAATGAGAAG GCTGAAAATGCAGAATCTAATCATGACCAAGATAAAATTGCTCCACCATCAGAATCTCTCCCCCTGAAGTGGGCACACCCTATTTCAGCACCTGAGAATGGTTCTATCCTTGTTGCCACAGGAAAGCTCGACGGAGTTCGCACCTTTGAGAGAACCGTGGTTCTTCTCCTCAGATCTGGAACGAGGAACCCACAGGAGGGGCCATTTGGGATCGTCTTAAACCGACCACTTAACAAGAAGATGAAGCATATGAATCCCACCAATGCTGAGTTGGCAACTACATTTGCTGATTGTGCTTTGAACTTTGGTGGACCCCTTGATGCAAGTATGTTCCTGCTAAGAGGTATGGGAACCCGTGGACTTGCTGCTTTTGAGGAGGTCATTCCTGGGGTCTACTTTGGCTCCCGTAACAGTTTGGCTGAAGCTGCAGCATTGGTGAAGAATGGGACAGTTAAGCCACAAGAATTGAGATTCTTCATGGGATATGCAGGGTGGCAAATGGACCAATTGATAGAAGAGATTGAATCCGAATACTGGTATGTTGCTGCTTGTAGTACCAACTTGATCTTTGGGGATTCACAATCCCACAGTTTGTGGGAAGAGATTCTGCAACTAATGGGAGGCCACTACTCTGAATTGAGCCGCAAGCCTAAGCATGATATCTAG
- the LOC121808077 gene encoding dynamin-2A-like has protein sequence MDAIEELSQLSDSMRQAAALLADEDVDETPSASSSKRPSTFLNVVALGNTGAGKSAVLNSLIGHPALPTGEGGATRAPIVVDLTRDASMSSKSIILQIDSKSQQVSASALRHSLQDRLSKSSGKSRDEIYLKLQTSTAPPLKLIDLPGVDKGSLDDPLSQYAERSDAILLVVIPASQAPEVASAKAIRIAKELDGEFTRTVGVISKIDQASSEPKVLAAVQALLSNQGPRNTSDIPWVALIGQSVSIASSQSGSVGADNSLETAWRAETESLKSILTGAPQSKLGRVALVETLAQQIRSRMKVRLPNLLTGLQGKSQIVQDELVKLGEQMVHSSEGTKALALELCREFEDRFLQHITTGEGFGWKVVASFEGNFPNRIKQLPLDRHFDINNIKRIVLEADGYQPYLISPEKGLRSLIKGVLELAKEPSRLCVDEVHRVLVDIVTAAANATPGLGRYPPFKREVIAVASTALEGYKANAKNMVVALVDMERAFVPPQHFIRLVQRRMDRQRREEELKGRSSKKAHEAEQSMLNRATSPQTGGQQNAGGLKSMKDNKSSQQDKEKDVQDEPVLKVAGPEGEITAGFLLKKSNKNSGWSKRWFVLNEKTGKLGYTKKQEERHFRGVITLEECNLEEVSEEEESPPTKSSKDKKANGRDAGKGPNLAFKLTSRVQYKTVLKAHSAVVLKAESVQEKTEWLSKLRNVISSKGGQVKGETGPPMRQSLSDGSLDTMARRPADPEEELRWMAQEVRGYVEAVLNSLAANVPKAVVLCQVEMAKEDMLNKLYISVSAQSTARIEELLLEDQNVKRRRERHQKQSALLSKLTRNLSIHDNRAAAASSFSNNGAENSPTATGPSSGDDWRMAFDAAANGPSGSYGDSRSNGHSRRYSDPPQNGDVSSGANSGSRRTPNRLPPAPPSSSSSYRP, from the exons ATGGACGCGATCGAGGAATTGTCGCAGCTTTCCGATTCGATGCGGCAGGCGGCGGCGCTGCTTGCAGACGAGGACGTGGATGAGACGccgtctgcttcttcttccaaacgCCCCTCCACTTTCCTCAATGTCGTTGCTCTCGGAAACACT GGCGCAGGTAAGTCTGCTGTGTTAAATAGTCTAATCGGGCATCCTGCATTG CCAACTGGTGAAGGCGGTGCTACTCGTGCTCCCATAGTTGTTGATTTAACAAGGGATGCCTCTATGAGCAGTAAATCAATCATTCTGCAGATTGATAGTAAATCTCAGCAAGTTTCTGCAA GTGCTCTCCGGCATTCATTACAGGACAGATTGAGCAAAAGTTCAGGCAAGAGTCGAGATGAGATATATTTAAAACTTCAAACCAGTACAG CTCCCCCATTGAAATTGATAGATTTGCCTGGAGTGGATAAGGGGAGTCTTGATGATCCACTG AGTCAATACGCTGAACGCAGTGATGCAATATTATTGGTTGTGATACCTGCTTCCCAGGCCCCAGAAGTGGCCTCAGCTAAAGCAATCAGAATTGCGAAGGAGCTTGATGGAGAAT TTACGAGAACTGTTGGAGTTATTAGCAAGATAGATCAAGCATCTTCAGAACCAAAAGTCCTAGCTGCTGTGCAGGCTCTTTTGTCGAACCAAGGACCCCGAAATACATCTGATATTCCATGGGTTGCTTTGATTGGTCAATCTGTTTCTATAGCATCCTCACAATCGGGGAGCGTTGGAGCCGATAATTCCTTAGAAACTGCATGGCGAGCAGAGACTGAAAGTTTGAAATCTATATTGACTGGAGCCCCTCAAAGCAAGCTTGGGCGAGTAGCCTTGGTCGAGACCCTGGCTCAACAGATCCGAAGTCGTATGAAAGTTAGACTTCCTAACCTTCTAACTGG GCTCCAGGGTAAGTCCCAAATAGTACAGGATGAACTAGTCAAACTTGGTGAGCAGATGGTTCACAGCTCTGAGGGTACAAAGGCTTTAGCTTTGGAGCTTTGCCGTGAATTTGAGGACAGATTCCTCCAGCACATCACAACTGGGGAG GGTTTTGGATGGAAAGTTGTTGCTAGTTTTGAAGGGAATTTCCCCAATAGAATCAAGCAATTGCCTTTAGATAGACATTTCGACATCAATAACATAAAGAGG ATTGTTCTTGAAGCAGACGGTTATCAACCTTATCTTATATCTCCTGAGAAAGGGCTGAGATCTTTAATAAAGGGTGTTTTGGAGCTTGCTAAAGAACCTTCACGTCTTTGTGTTGATGAG GTGCACAGGGTGCTTGTTGATATCGTAACAGCTGCTGCGAATGCCACACCAGGCCTTGGAAGATATCCTCCATTTAAGCGAGAG GTCATAGCGGTTGCCTCAACTGCTCTTGAAGGCTACAAAGCTAATGCAAAAAATATGGTAGTAGCACTTGTTGACATGGAACGCGCATTTGTTCCTCCCCAACATTTTATCCGATTGGTGCAGAGGCG GATGGATAGACAGCGGCGTGAAGAGGAGCTGAAAGGTCGATCTTCCAAAAAGGCTCATGAAGCCGAGCAGTCCATGTTAAATAGG GCAACAAGTCCTCAAACTGGAGGCCAGCAGAATGCGGGTGGCTTAAAGTCAATGAAGGACAATAAATCTAGTCAACAAGATAAAGAAAAGGATGTGCAAGATGAACCAGTCCTAAAAGTTGCTGGGCCGGAAGGGGAAATAACTGCAG GCTTTTTGTTGAAGAAAAGTAACAAAAACAGCGGGTGGAGCAAAAGATGGTTTGTTCTGAACGAAAAGACTGGAAAA CTTGGATACACCAAGAAACAGGAAGAACGGCATTTTCGTGGTGTTATCACTTTGGAG GAATGTAACCTGGAAGAAGTTTCAGAGGAAGAAGAATCTCCTCCTACAAAGAGTTCTAAAGACAAAAAGGCAAATGGTCGTGATGCAGGAAAAGGACCCAATCTTGCATTCAAGCTAACAAGCAGGGTTCAGTATAAGACTGTTCTTAAAG CTCATAGTGCTGTTGTTTTGAAGGCTGAGAGTGTGCAAGAAAAGACTGAGTGGTTGAGTAAGTTAAGAAATGTAATCAGTTCTAAAGGAGGTCAAGTGAAGGGTGAAACTGGTCCTCCAATGCGGCAAAGTCTTTCCGACGGTTCTCTT GATACAATGGCCCGAAGACCTGCAGATCCTGAGGAAGAACTTCGATGGATGGCTCAGGAAGTGCGTGGTTATGTTGAAGCTGTTCTGAACAGTCTTGCTGCTAATGTTCCAAAG GCGGTTGTACTTTGCCAAGTAGAGATGGCAAAAGAAGACATGCTTAATAAACTGTACATTTCTGTCAG TGCCCAAAGCACAGCCAGGATAGAAGAGTTGCTCCTTGAGGACCAGAATGTAAAGCGCAGGCGAGAACGCCACCAGAAACAATCCGCTCTTCTCTCCAAGCTTACTAGGAACTTAAGCATTCACGACAATAGGGCAGCAGCAGCCTCCAGCTTCTCCAATAACGGAGCAG AGAATAGTCCAACTGCCACGGGTCCATCCTcaggcgacgactggagaatgGCGTTTGATGCTGCTGCCAACGGTCCAAGTGGTTCGTATGGGGATTCTAGGTCCAATGGTCATAGTCGAAGGTACAGTGATCCTCCACAAAATGGTGATGTGAGCTCAGGGGCAAACTCTGGTAGCCGTCGCACCCCTAACCGACTGCCACCTGCTCCTCCTTCATCCAGCTCTAGTTATAGACCATAG